CAAGCTGCTATGTATGTAAAGTGGTTGGGGCAGCATCTGGAATGAGCCCTTCTGCGGAGTAGGCACTGGGGGCAGCACACATCAACATTTGGGGTTGGGTTGCCTCAGAGACATTCCTCCCTGGGGTTTCACAGGGTGGAGGACAGGGTCAGGAGTGGAGAAGATGCCCAGTTTCAGGTATCATTGCCAAGAGCTAGACTCTAGCAGGGAGCAGAGTGGACAGTAACCAGGGCATGAGGCCCAAAGGGTAGGAGAAGGGAAAGTAGGGGGCCCTGTGTCTCAGGGTTCATGCTGGGCAAAGTAGGGAAGCCCTAAAGACAAATTGCACACATGGAAGCTGACCCAACATCACTGCTTCCCTGGGCTGGGGACTCCTCCCTGCCTATGACCCTCAAGGCTCCTCCCAGGACATATAAGGCTGCTCAGTCAGAGAGCAGAGACAAAAGATAGACTCCAGAACTTCAGGCGCTTACCTTCCTTATTGCTGCTGTTGTTAGACCTTCCCTCCCCATGGTCTGGTCCTGAGTTAGGATGGACTCTTAGGTTTCCTGTAGAATGAGATCACCCCAAATTCCCTTTTACTGGATTATTCCCAAATCCATCCAGGTTTGAGAAGGGAAGTTCTTTTTGCTGTCTAATCTCCATCCAGGGCTGTCTCCATTCTACTGTATTCCTCCAGGTCTCCCATATTATCTGGCTGGcttggggaggggcaggagaattGAGTCCTTGAAGGAGGTGGCAGTggtatctatctgtctgtgtatctgtctgtgtgtctatctatctatctatctatctatctatctatctatctatctatctgtgtatctatctatctgtgtatctatctatctatctatttatctatttatctatgtatctgtgtatctatgtatgtatgtatctatctgtgtatctatctatgtatctatctctatcatctttctttcttcctttctttcttatttttttaaagattttatttatttattatgtatacaatattctgcttccatatatatctgcacaccagaagagggcaccagatctcataacagatggctgtgagccaccatgtggttgctgggaattgaactcaggacctctggaagagcagtcagtgatcttaacctctgagccatctctccagccctctttcttattattgagacagggtttctctgtgtagccctgtctgtcctggaactcaatgtagacaagactggccttgaactcacagagatctgcctgtctctgcctccctagtgctgggattaaaggcatgtgccaccactaatCGACCAGGGGTGACAGGTTTTTAAGGAGGGAACTAGGGATATATATGTGAAGCTACACAGGACTGAGGGCGTTGGGAGTCTGGATGTAGGCTGTAGAAGTAAGAAGGGAACTATTAAGAGGTCATGGAACCCAAGGGGAGGTAGAGAGCTTTTATGGGACTTGAGGATCTGGAGATCTTGGAGACTTTGGGGAAGTGAAAAGATTCTTAAGGTAGATTCCTGAGGTTTAGCTATGTCTGCTCAGGCAGATGGCTGGATTCTGCTACTCTGTAGCCATGGTGACACTGGCAtacaacacacgcacacacacacacacacacacacacacacacacacacacacacacacacacacgctccagTATGCAGCCAGGAGCAGTCTCACacatgggcatggtcagtgacTCACAAGTTTGCACACAAAAGGTATTGCATCATACTTGTCAGAGGGCTTGTGGGGGAGGAACCACTCACCTAGTGCAGGTAGGATGTGGTCCAGATTGAACCGAGCCTTCAGGAAGGGGTAGGCGAAGATGAGGAGCCCTGAGGAGGGACACAGAGAATGCTGGGAGTGGGTGGTTTGTGAGGTGATGTAGGAGGGCAGAGGTACAGAGGAtcaggactctgtgtgtgtgtaggtgtgtgtgtaagtgtgtgtgtgtgtaggggtgtgtgtgtatatgtgtgtgtaggtgtgtgtgtaagtgtgtgtgtgtaggtgtgtgtgtgtgtgtgtaggtgtgtgtgtaagtgtgtgtgtgtgtgtgtgtgtgtagatccccagcactcagactCAGCCCTGGCAGGGTCTCTATCTGGGGAGGGGGGCACAGGTTTGCAGGCTCCTGGTTCGATTGTTTAGGTTTAGCAGGCTGGTTACTTTCCTTCTGGGCCAGCTGACACCAGTATCACTGCCCTCCCCCtcagctctctcctctctcaagaccTCTAGGGTGGCCTTCTAGGATCCATTGCTGCTCCTTCCCACTCAGGCCTGATGTTTAGGAAGCCATAGGCTGGGGTCCTGGCCCACTGTCCCCACAGATGAAGTGTTTCTGGCACTCTGTGTTTGAAGCTATGCCTGGAGGGCCCAGCCTGGAGCTCCAGGTTCTTCTGGgacagtggggtggggtgagagatGGCATTCTACATCAATGGGCCTagccaggacagacagacagacagaactgcTGCTGACacaatggaggagaggagggtctTTCGTCTGAGCTATGAATCTTCCCATAAACACGTGATCCCACCAGGTAGCATGGAAGGTATGAAGAACCAGTCTATCCTTCCTAGTCACACCCAAAGGAGCTCCAGGCTGGCTACCTTCCTGCATACTGGGGCTATAGTACTTACAACTTCCTCTCTCCCCAACTGATTTCCACTGACCAGTCCTGCCCCCCACACCCATCTTTCATTTACCTCCCCAGACCCCTGATTCCCAGGGAAATCTCCTCCCCCCACTTTAGGCCAGTGCCTGCTCACCAAGACCAGCGGCACCAAGAAAGATACCACCCACAGCAGCTGCAGCCTTGGACACGGAGACACCGATGATGGTGCTGCCAGCCACCAGGCCGAGGGCCACACAGGCCAGCTGCAGGCAGCGGAAGTCTCTGGTGCTGATGGGGATGTCCATGCAGGTCTACCAGGGCTCTGCTTCCAGGCCTCCTGGGAATCTTGGTCTTCTTGGATGGATGCCTCCTTGTTGGAGTGCCACATCCAGGGTGGAAACTTCTGGGCTGTAAGTCTCTAGGCCGCTAACTCTGGGATTCATCTGCAACCTTATCCCACAGCTCTCCAGGGGCCCCCAGCCCTAGCTTGACCTCAGCACCCCGGCTTACTCTACCTCCTGTGAAGGGCTGTGATGCTGGAGGCCACTCTTGGGGTTCCTGCCTGGCCACATTTCTATCTTGGCCAGAGTTGTAGGGAGGTGGGTCTGCTCCATGGAGTCCACCTCTATCAGCTACCACCTGGGACCCAAGAGAGCTGGGTCTAAGTTCTCCTGCTCAAGACTTTTGTCTCAGTTCTGTGACCCTGCTCTGTTGCCTTGGAGCTTGGGCCTATTAAAGTTTAAAGAAATGCaaggtggggttggtgggggggggcaggcctAGGAACATAGGTTTCTCAGATGTGCAGGCAGCAAGGTGATGAGTTATTCACGAGCCTGTAATGTGAGCTTCTGTTTGGGTCTCCAAGGTCCAATGGGCAGGCAGCCCAGGTTCCACTGTTGGTTCCTGGGCAAGAAGACTGGACTTGTGGCTTCCTATGGTGCTCAGGGGGTAGGGATGTGAGGAGACTCCCCAGTCGCATGCTCAAGGCTGACCACTGGCCTCTACTCCCTAGTGGTGCACCTAGAGCCCTGTTTGGAGACATGGAAGGATGGGGTAATCCTTCAAGTCCCCTCTCTGCCAGGCCCCTCCCATGCTTCTTTTACCATCCTGTCAGCTGCTGGCCCAAGAGAGGTCTCAGTCCAAGCCTTGATCTTAAAAAGGCCCATTTATCTTAGGCAGGCATTGGTAGCACTGGTTTTAGCTGCCAGTAGGATGAAAGGCTAAGCCCTGGTGATTCCCGGCTAGGAAATTGGAGGTAGTAAGTAGTGAGTTAGGGTAGGGTTGGATAGAGAAACTGGGTGAGGTGTCAtggagctgagacatgctggggaCCTTTTAGCATGAGTAGCTCTACCCAGCCTGGCTGGTCTAGTCAGTCTGTTTAGAGGAGCCACCAAACTGAGCCTGAACAGTAGGATCCTAGTGAAGCCTTGTCCCAATTCCTGCCCCGTCCTTGAGCCTAACTCTAACCCTTGTCATTAATTGATTCCTGAACCTATATCAGGGTATTCCCAATCTTCGAGCATGGGCCTGTTCCCTGCTCTAACCTGGGGACACTTCCCAAGGCAACATTACTCTGCTTAGAATCCCTTTTCATTGCCCAACTCTTACCACCATGCCTGCAGTCTGCACCAGCCTCAAAGTTCCCTGCCTCCACTGGGTCTCCCTCCTCaagccctctctctccttttgagCTGAGCATATATCTGGCTCTTTCTGTCTAGTAAACCAAGCTCTCTTTGTCCCTCAACACCTACATAGACAGTCCTTCCTGAGCACACCTGGGCTGCCCTGCCACCCCACCTGAAgggctccctcctcttctttgttcTGCTTCTCCTGGAGATTGTGAACTTTGCAGAATGCCATGGTCACAGAGACCTTGGATACAGGACAGAGCTCTGGGCTTGGCCCTGCATTACCACCTTGAGTCATAAGGGAGGAAGACACCAACCAATTCTTTTCTTGCTGTAGAGTGGGAGAGGGGCTAAGGTCTCAGGATCATCTGAGGAGAGCCTCAGCTGTAGGACCACAAACATAGATCGCCCTCAGGCCCTGTAAAGATGGTGCCCCTGATTCCCAGGAGGCCTGGAAGCAGAGCCCTGGTAGACCTGCATGGACATCCCCATCAGCACCAGAGACTTCCGCTGCCTGCAGCTGGCCTGTGTGGCCCTCGGCCTGGTGGCTGGCAGCACCATCATCGGTGTCTCCGTGTCCAAGGCTGCAGCTGCTGTGGGTGGTATCTTTCAAGCCTTCCCACTACCATCTCCATGTTCCCAGGATAAGGACTGAGTTTTCCTCTAATTTGGCATCAATTTATATCCCATGTCCTTGTCATTTGCAAAGCATCTCTGAGGGCTAGCTAATGTTCCCTCAGGAGTTTCAACACCCACCATTCACAATGCCTTGCCTCCCATTCAGCCTTAAGTGTTGACATCACTAGAGGTTAGTAGGGTCAGTACTGGCTCCTCTCAAAGTCCAAGGCTGAGGGTGGCTCTCCCACACTGTCATCAAGACAAACCTCCTGGGGCTGGGCTGGGTTTTCACACTTGCTCCATCTTGCATCAGGCACTTGTACCAGTTACTGTACCTCAGGCCAGAGGCAGTGGCCAGCCCTGTGAATTCCAGATTCAAGAACACCCTGATCTTTAAAACCCAGAGACTGAATTCGAATTTAGACATTTTGTTTGGCAATGTAGAtgtgctggggagatgattcCATCAGTAACGTGCTTGTTGTGTAAGCATGGAGACATGAGTTTGACTCCCAGGACAAGCATTAAAAGCTGGGTGGGTGACATGCACTTACAATTCCATTGCAGTGGAAGGCATAGAGTTAGGTCCCtgaagttcactggccagccaatgtAGCAGAATCAGTGTAAGTCTCAGGTCCCCACAAGAAACTtcgtttcaaaaacaaaacaaaaccctaagatGGATGGCCCCTGAGTTGTAACACctgaggttgatctctggcctctctatgcatgtacacacatgtgcacatgcatatgtgcgcgcgcacgcacgcacgcacacacacacacacacacacacacacacacacacacacacacacctgcacacacaaatatgGAGAGAGAGGCTCTCCTATTCCTCCTTCAGTGTTTGCTAGACTGTCCCTTAGGAAAATACATGCTGGTCCTTGAGTGATTTGCTTGAAGTTATAGATGAGTTCAAGGAAGCTGTCTGTGAAAGACAGTGAGTTTCAGCAGCCCAAGTTCCATGAGTTCCTAGCCCTTCCAAGTACCAGAGTCCTTCTCATGGGAGCACGGGTTATCCTGGCACAACGGACTGAGAGCACAACTAAGCCATGGCTCATGCTGGGTCCCGCCATAGCATCTCTCTAGTCTCCCAGCAAGGCAACGGCTGAGAGGGTGTATGCCTAAGGGGTGTCTGCCTATGGTGGGTGTCTGCCATGGAGGTGTCTGTCtatgccctttctttctcagaaGCACCAAGTCCAAGTGTGGGTTGAGTATGCGGAGGGAGAGTGGTTGAACAAGCCCCAGCTTGGCTTGGTTCTATTTATTTTCCATGAAGGGTGAGAACCCTAGAACAGAGTGTGATTAATTTACTGGTCCCTTGGGGGACGGCAGTTTTCTTGGATGGTTCAGAAGCTGAAGTCAGGGAAGCAGCTTCCAAGGCAACTGCTACCATGGAAACAAGAATGTCAGCCTTGTAGGACCTTGTTCCTAGGGTCCCTGAAGACCTGCAGCCGCTGGAGTAGTTGGCATGAGACCAAAGTAAGCTGTCTGTGGAGCTGAGTCTGGTGAGGGGCAGTGGGCCAGGAGGGAGAAGAGCCCTGGAGGTCAAGACTTGATTATGCCATGGCCGGGCTCGCAGGGTCCAAATGAGCTAGTACTGGGGCTAGACAATTGTCCTCTAGCTAGATCTGAGAAATGAGGCTTGATGTCTGAGACACTCTAGATGGCTGGGACCAGCTCCCCTCCCAAGATGGAAGGCCTGGCAGAGGAAGTTGATAGTGTAGACACGAATGTCAACAGCCTCTGTCAGCTCCTCGAAGCTGGCTCCCTGAAGACCAGTGTGATCCCTAAAGCTGCAAAGCTGGCTTTTACCATCCCAAGCGTCAACATCTGGACAAGAATCCACCATCCAGAGCTTCCTCAAAGCATTCACCACACCTGTTTCGATCCAGCAGAGCAAGGACATCCAAGGTACCCCAGTGAGTGGAGGtacaaaacagaagaaaccaGGATTTCCACCTTCCAATAGCAGGCTCTTCCCTGGCACCACGACTGCCCCCACCACGGGACAGGGACCCCAGCACATAGTGGTGTGCAGAGCAGCCTCTCAAAAtaaggatgccaggggccagaggCCTGTCGCATCTCTAAGTCAGATCAATCTGTATACTGCACAGGGGGCTCTCAGTGGGCTCAGTGAGCAAGATGAGGGCAGCTTCTTTCCAACAGTGGTGTTGTAGCTTTATTAATCCCACTCATGAGACAGGGTAAGTAGAACCAAGACAACCAAAGAGGATGCATCTGAAACACATGACTCTTCACCTtcatttctttgtaatgtttACAGCTTGGTGAGCTAAACACCACCATCCCCATTTAGAGCTAAAAAACACTCATAAGTAATTTGCCcaggaaacaaaaacatgagTGGCTGAGCTGGGACTTGGACCAAAGcagcaaggctctgggttctaaGCCTCCCTGGAAGGAATTCAAGTCCCACCATTCATTCCTAGCTATACAGCTCTGGGACATCTACTTTTACTTTGTCTGCCTGTTCTTCATGTCCAGTGGGATAAAATAATACTATGTACCCATAGGACAGTTGCATAAATGAAATGCCTGTAAACTCCTTGGAATGGACCTACTACTTAATAAATGTACAATTGCTAGCAAAGCTGAAGCTGACAAGCCAGGTGATAGtaacacaaacctttaatcctagcactcgggaggcagaggcaggcagatgtctgtgagtccgaggtcagcctggtctacagagtgggttctagtacaagctccaaagctacacagagaaaccctgtctcaaaaaaccaaccagccagccagccagccagccaaccaaccaaccaaccaaccaccaaacaaacaaaaacaaaaaaaaccctgaagcTGGCACAGTATCACTTAAATGGCTAAGGGAGAGGACCTCACTATGTGGGCCAgtatgaggaggtcagagaaagGGCACAGCTTGAGCA
This DNA window, taken from Cricetulus griseus strain 17A/GY chromosome 2, alternate assembly CriGri-PICRH-1.0, whole genome shotgun sequence, encodes the following:
- the Kncn gene encoding kinocilin isoform X1 — its product is MDIPISTRDFRCLQLACVALGLVAGSTIIGVSVSKAAAAVGGIFLGAAGLGLLIFAYPFLKARFNLDHILPALGNLRVHPNSGPDHGEGRSNNSSNKEGARSSLSTVTRTLEKLKPGGRGTEES
- the Kncn gene encoding kinocilin isoform X2 yields the protein MDIPISTRDFRCLQLACVALGLVAGSTIIGVSVSKAAAAVGGIFLGAAGLGNLRVHPNSGPDHGEGRSNNSSNKEGARSSLSTVTRTLEKLKPGGRGTEES